Within Candidatus Saccharibacteria bacterium, the genomic segment AAGTCAAATTGTCCCCCCTGTACTACGTTACGCCTACGAGAATGGGCTGCAAATGTTTTTTCAGCAACTTCAACAGTATACTGTTCGCCATTAAAGTCGGACTGGGTTGCTATACCTAATTGAAAAGCGTCAGTTACGCTAAGTCCATCAGCGCCTGACTGATACTCAGGGTTTCCAGCAAATATAGCGTCGACAACAGCTTTTGCTTCCTCTTCATCAATTCTTATTTGTCCGCCGTATTCACTAGCACTTGCAGTGCTGCCGAAGTCACTGACTTCGCCTGTTCGGGGATCTACCCTCAAACCAAGACTAAAAGATTTATGGATCGTATCTTGTGGGGAAATCCAAATATTAACCATTGAAGCCCACTCACCATATCTATACCGTGCCTGAACAGTTACAGGTACTCCCGCCGCAAAGGTTGTTAGGGCAGCCAATCGTTCTGGTAATTGGGGAGCATTTGTGTCCCATTTAACGGCAAAAAGATTTTCGTCATTGATTGGCTTAATCAGCTGACCATTATTACCTCTTTCAGAGGTGGCACGGTCTAATGAACCGTGAACAATATCTAAGAAATCACGAACTTCTTTTTCGTGTTCAGCCAAAAAGTCATTGTTTGCTTCAGATGAAGCAGAACCAAGTTCACTCATTATGTATATTACATACTATAGTATTTATTATATCAATAGCAACGACCGGAGACTATATTAACCTCCCATACATCTTGCACACTTTCATCACCTCACTAAAGTAGAAAGGAGTGAAAGTGAGATACCGCAAGATGACAGAGAAACAATTGCTCGTGTATGGAGCACGGATTCGTTTAGGGTGGTTTCGTAAAGCCGAAGAACTCGGGAATGTTGCGGCAGCCTGCCGGTTCTACGGCATTCCTCGACGAACATATTACTACTGGCATAGTCGCTGGGTGAGTCAGGGCAAAGCCCTGACGAGCCTGTACGATATGCCTCGTACGCCAAAGAGCCACACTAATGACGCCGATGACGAGGTAGTGAGTCTCGTCGTGCAGCTTCGCCTTGGTCTTGGTTACGGCGAAAATGCTCTTGCGCATGTCCTCAGGCGGGATTACGGCGTCGCCACATCTGTGCACGGTGTCCACAACATCCTGAGCCGAGCAAAGTTACTAGAAGAGCGCAAAAAGAAGGTACGCAAAACCCGCCAGCTCAGTGACCGTGAGTATTACCCGGGCGAAGTCGGACAGATGGATGTCAAACATTGGAAGCGCAAAGGCTACCAGTATGACATCGTCGACTGTGCTACGAGGATAAAATACAAACGGATCTATCCTGGATGCGACCCTGCGACAACGGTAGATTTTCTTGAGCATGCGGTCAGGTTCTTTGACCCAGCTTTCAGGTTCAAAGGGATTCAGACCGACAATGGCACAGAGTTCACCTACGACCATTTGCCGCAAGTGAGACCGGAAACAGAGTGCCCGACTGTCCGGTGGCTCAGAGAACATGGGATTGAGCACCTCCGCATCCCGCCGTCATCGCCACATCTCAACGGTCGAGTCGAGCGACCGCACGGAGTAGACAAGGATAGATACAAACGGCTAACAACGAATTCGCACACACTTGTCGAATTAAGAGAGTTTTGTAACGAAGATTGTCTCGACTACAACTTTTACCGACCGCATAGTATGCTAGACATGATGACACCGATTGAATACCTGCAAAGCTTGAAGGGTTACGAGCAGGCGACGGTGGATACTAGTGTGCTAGATGTTCGGTAGGTGGACCAACGACCGGAGACTATCCCCACACAGCAAGTACATAGGTTCTGAATGATTAGGCGTATAATTCAGCGCATGGGTCAATGCTTAAAGGCAAGGTCTGTTCTAGAGTATGTACGCGATAAAAGCATGGGTTCATATGCTCCAACTTCGCCAGACACGATTGCAACTAGCTTAAAAAGCTGACGACGGATGATGTACGCGAAGTTTTTGAACTAGCTATTGACTGTGGTTTTTTTAATCTCCCTCAAGAGCAAGGTGAATACCATGTGCTCGGTGCTAAAGGCAAGCGATTCCTGAAAAAACACTGGATATTTCCGACTGGGGTGTTTAAACAGTATGCCAATGATAATCAATGGCTAACTGGTCTATTCAGCGGTTCAGTAGGGGCGATACTCATTCTAATATTAAGGTGGGTATTTGCTGGAGAACTATGAGCAAGAAACTATTCAACCAACTGAAGGCACAGACATCACTTCCTGTACTTTGAGTTGCCGTTTATCTTTCTATCTCACATCAGTATTCTACTAGCTCCACTTAGGTAAACCGATCTCGGGGAATACTTTTGTGGGTGGGGAGTGTTGGGGTACTATTCAACGCTGGCTTTAGGCGCACCCCAGCGCTGAGCGATGACAATTTGCAATGTAAAAGCAGCCACTGAAACACCACACATCAGGGCAAAGCCTAGAGAGAGCAGCTGTGATTCTATGCTCGAGCTATGGAATCGACTTACAAACACAACAACCAGTGGCACACTCGCCGCTCCAAATTTAACCCAAAACTGGACGCGTTCGGTAAGCAAATTGCGTTTGCGAGCCGGAATTTTTTCTAGTGGCTTGTGGGCAATAATGGGCACCGTTTTTTCTGTGGCAACATGCACAACCTTGCGGGCGGATTTTGTTGCGCCCGGAATGTATTTTGCAAACACCACGTAAACGAGCAGTACAAAGACTGCGAGACCGAGCGCTACAAATATGACGGTC encodes:
- a CDS encoding DDE-type integrase/transposase/recombinase — encoded protein: MTEKQLLVYGARIRLGWFRKAEELGNVAAACRFYGIPRRTYYYWHSRWVSQGKALTSLYDMPRTPKSHTNDADDEVVSLVVQLRLGLGYGENALAHVLRRDYGVATSVHGVHNILSRAKLLEERKKKVRKTRQLSDREYYPGEVGQMDVKHWKRKGYQYDIVDCATRIKYKRIYPGCDPATTVDFLEHAVRFFDPAFRFKGIQTDNGTEFTYDHLPQVRPETECPTVRWLREHGIEHLRIPPSSPHLNGRVERPHGVDKDRYKRLTTNSHTLVELREFCNEDCLDYNFYRPHSMLDMMTPIEYLQSLKGYEQATVDTSVLDVR